In the genome of Harpia harpyja isolate bHarHar1 chromosome 8, bHarHar1 primary haplotype, whole genome shotgun sequence, the window ATAGAAGTGTCAGTGGTACTTATAAGAGAAACATCACCATAATCTCTAGCTTTGGGCATCTGCCATTAGAAATCTGACAACTTTGATTCAGCAGATTAGTTTATGCAATAAAATTACTTCAAGACTACTTCCTACATGATGAACACACTACTTTTGTTTCAAGTTCTATTCTTAAACTGAATTAAAAGAGCTACATTTTGTCATGTGCTTTGTATGTATTTTCTTGTAATGTTTCATGAGTTTGTTCGCCAAGTGGAAGGTGGCCAGAAAACTGTTTAAGTGTTCATGGATCGAATTCTGAGAGCAGGAGTCTGCAGAAGCAGAGGATATTTATTTTGCAGGGAACAAATGCATTTTCCATTGAAAGTCTTCTATAAGAACACCTTAGCATGCCTAACAAAAGTCTTACATGGTTTATACTTGATGGAGAAACTAGGTATTGAGAAGCAGCAGCTAGCAATCCTTATTCCCATGTAGTCTTTTAAGCAACTCTAGTAAATAATTTTCACTAAAACAGTGCTGGTCCTACAATATCCTTTACAatttcaaaaaaaccctggagTTTTCAGACCAGAGCTTATTGGAGTTACCACCTCTCCTATGACAGtagaaatgccatttttattGCGTATTTCAAATGTTTCCTACCTCTTCAGAAGGTGTTACCACGTATGGTGGATTAAATAGCAGTAGATCAACCTTCCCATTTAATCTTGGAGACAGTCCTTTGACCTATAGATGAAGTTCAtgattcttttgttgttgtttttttgttttttttttttttaaacataaagaatgcaaacattttgtaaaaatacagtTACATAGTACGGAATGTTCTGAGCATTTCAGCCTGACTCAGGAATACTAAGCTTGACTTTCTATGTGCAAGAGAAGCATCAAAAAGAAGGACCTGTGCATAGCAGAACAATTTCAATAGTCTTTAGACTATGTTATGTAAGAGCAGGAGACACATATGCGGACACAAAGGTAGTACTTTATTCTTGCTCAGTTCAGAATTTAAGTTAGATATAAAAGAATTTTGCATTTATCATCGGTTAATATTTGTTACCCCAGATGGCCAATCTGTAACAACCACAGTTCATTTCTCAAGTACGAGCACTTGTTCATCCATTTTAGATCACATTTATTGTTGCCTATCTTCATCATCTTTTATAAACATACATATTCAGGGAATTTTAAATATGTTGCTAAAGAGATGAGAAACTTGGCTTTTCTCCATACCAAAttttgtaagaaataaaaagtaacaACATACACAGTTCCTAATTAAATCAGAAAGAGCTGAGAACCAAGAACTGCATAGCATTAGAGGAAGGGCTACGATAATGTCAGGTCAGTGCTGGGTTCCTTGTGCAGCATTTTCCAAACTACatcatctatttttttaaaccaattcaaTGAGTTTTTAAAGCTTAAATTTGAATTTTAGAACTTGAGtagtttgtttttcccttctttcagaaacactttggcattttgttgttttctttttgtcatccATGCTTATTAAGAGAACGTTTGTTCTAGACTTGATGGTTATTTTTCAGTATCTCTAATAagtattaaaaattacaaaaactaTGAAGATATTATTGAAACATCTAACTTACCAAGTCAGTAATGACTGGCTGAAGGTGAACATTGTTAAGCAGAGCTGTCTCCAGCGTACAGTAAGCTGCCATGGGGTTGATATCTGTACATCTAAAAGCAAAATACTACAAAGTGTACCTTAACTGGCTACTGTATCTGGAAGTTTAACCCTGTGAACCACATGCTAATTTATGTACTCTCAATGAAGATATCTTTTCCAGCATCCTTCACTTTGCAAGTAAATAGCAGAAAACAGCCAGTAAAATACAATGTATCAGCAGCTTAACCATTCAACACTACACTGGAAGATTTAATGACTGACTGAAAGCTGAAGCATAGGATTTCTTTTTCAACACTAGCTCTGCATAAGCATATATGCATACAAGTCTCTAATAAAACTGAGTTACTGCCAACACCCAGGTAACTAATGTTATGTCATCAGACCTCAGTAAGCCTAGTCAGTGGCTAAAATTTAGGATTCAAACCAGCAAACACGTGTAAGTTTAACAATTTGTCTAAGAAGTAGGAAGATGGAATTCTAGTCGTGCCACTACTTAACTGTTACAGAACCTGAAGTAAATAGTTCAGGCTTTCTTTGCTTTGATTTCCACAGCTGTAGAATTGAGCTAATATTTCTTTGTGAAAagaatagtttttaaaatgtgaaaatgaaaagtaCATATGTGAAGGCCAAGTATTTATTGTTGCATGCAACAGTTTAAGTGCTGTTATACTTACATGTACAGTGCACTGGATCCAATAATGGAAGAAGCTAGAAATGTTGAAACCACACCAGACCCAGATCCGATTTCAAGGCAGATCTCAACCCTAACAAGAGAAAACTTTGGATGACTTTTATTTGTAATGTATAAGAGCACCTGCAACAGACACAGAATCGGTCAAGACAGGATTATGAAACCTGCTGCCCTTCTCCCAAACACGCTTAAACACTTGCTGGTCCTACGGCCCTCAAAGCCCACGCTATGTCGTCTGTTCCGTAACGGCTGCCAGGCCTACTGGTGCCCATACAGACAATTCCTGGTTATCACAAGCCACTTTGGGAGACATGTATGTTTCTCCCGTGCCTAACATGAACGTTTCCATTAACTACACGGTCTCAGCAGCACAGGCAACATTTCTACAGCATCTATTACACGTTTATTGCAGCAAGACTGAAGTAACAGAAGTTACGGAAGATCACCACAAAGCCACGAAAGGAAAGCAGGACTCGAGTGCAGAATGCCTCGGGAGAGTTTCAGCCAGCTCCGGACGAACAGCAGCGGCAGGcaatttcagaataaaaccaCTCGTAAGATTAACTCCTTCGGCGATTTCTAGAGCGGTTATAGTCACGCAGACACACTTCAGCCCGGGAGACGACAGCCACCGACACCGGGCAGCGACCTGCGCAGCCATGCAACTCCCACAGCTTCTTCAGGGCCGGGACGCCAGCGTCTTACCACGTTCCGACGCGCGCtactgctgccgccgccgccgccgccaccgagGCAGGCATCGGCCCTCCGCGCCGCTGCGGGTGCAGCTCCCCCGGGGTGCCACCCGCAGCCAAGGAGCAGGGGCCGACGCCGCCGCGGGAAGAGCCGCGGGCCCGGCCCAGCCCTGCCGCGCTCCCCTCAgcccgccgcccgcgggggcagcccggggggggggggggcacggcctccgcccgccccgctcgCGGCGGGAAGGCGCCACCCACCTCCCTCCGGGGCCCGAAACGCGGTGACCGGCCGCTCGGGGGCCTgcggccccggccgcggggcgCTCCGCCGCGGGGCTCGGCGCCCCCTCCCTAGCGTGCCCTCCCCGCCGCGCCTACCGAGCCTGCCTGAGGCGGGCCGCGTCCCGCTCCAGAGCGTCCAGCAGCAGGAAGGTGTCCTCGGCCGGCTCGTACACATCCCGGAAGGGCCCCTGCGGCCCCACGTGCTCGTACCGCGGGGTAGGGagcgccggcggcggcgccgccgccatcGCTTCCCGCGGAGCGCATGCGCGGGCACGCCCCCGCCCGACGCGGAGGGATGGGGCGGGGCCAAGAGCACCAGCGCGGCGCTCTGACGCCGCGAGAGGAAAGCGTGTACCtgcggcgggggggaggggggcaggggagcGCCGCGGCACTCGCGCCACTGACACCGCCAATGGGAGGGCGCCGGCTTGGCCCCGCCCCGAACGCGGGTCTGACGGCTGTTGGCCACGCCTTAGGGCGGTGGCGGCCTCGGCGGCGTCTTTGGTCTCCTTGTTAGCGAAATTCAGACGTTAAGTTCCAGTGAAAACCGCCGTTCTCAGTGGAATTCCAACGTCGGGTTTCATCGTGCTGATTCAATTGGTCCAACGTTAAAAATCTTCCCTAAATCTGTGTAAGTGTGCACAGCGATCCCTGCAGTAGGTGGCCTGGCCGTCCATGAAGATTGATGTGAAAGGGACCTGCTACTCTGGCTTTTGTGTCAGTATTTTTGTGTCAGCTTCCCAAATTAATTGCTTTTCCATCATGAGAAGTACCACCTTTGCATGGTGAGTTAGCAGGAAGCCAAACAGAAGAGGTGCTGAGGAGGTTTCTAAGTGGCAATTCTACAGCAAAGCACACAGGGGAAAGACTGATGTTGATACTCAACTTAAATGAAGCTCTTTTTTCCAGTTACGAAAGAAtatgtttctgtgattctttgcCAGCAACAGTTGACAGCATCGTTGGGTCCAACTCTGTGAACTccagaattcaaagaaaaatgaggcTCTGCAAAACTAAGAATTGAGGGGAAGTTTCAGGGCACAGATCAGATTAATAATTTGCTCtacacaacaaaacacaaatgagCAAACAAATTCTGatcaaaagcaggagagagaggtgTACGAGTTCTAATTCCCACAAAACGTCTGTGTTCAATTACTAATGCACTGAACACTCAAATTCTGAGAGTGAGATGCATGTCTAGGTCAATGAAGGAAAAGGGTGATGCTAATAAACAGGCCAGAAtctcaaaacattatttttataataatttcaaagaaattgggaaaagaattaaaaaaaacccaaaaaacgaATAATCCAGTAGATTAATCTTTGTTGACTTAAGTGCATTTAAGGGTTGAGGTGTGTCTTGTTTGCTAGCCTCCATTTTTGGCTCTGGAACTAGGGAAAGATAACCAATTTCCATTTTTCACTTGCAACTGTAAATGGTCTCTGTAAAACAGAGGGTATCTTCCATTCCTACAGAACAACAACTCAATTTTTGAGCAGCTCGTTCATAAATGCAGCTAACTCATTTTGAAGCTAGgtttattctgtttatttctgtatcCACCATAGATCAGCTTTGCATAGGAatataggaaaacacagaaaggGAGTTCCGGCTTCATGGGAGCATCTCATCCTTTACCCTCCGTTGCAAAGAACTGTGAAATAGATACTTTGTCCTAAAAGTTCATAGTTTGTCTATTCCACACACCCATGTGAGGAACAAAATTACGTCATCAATATACTCAGTCCCTGCAGTACCAAGGAATTTGTTTGGATAAATTCTCTTAGAGAAAGGACTATGCCTGCACACTGGAGacaaaaaagagcagcaaaagctgaaTCTCTGTGACTTACAGCAGGGGACTATTCCATTCTCACTACAGATGTGGTGACTGGTGTTACCTGGCCCAGGTGTTGGACACCAGCTCACCAGCCAGGTATCTGGAAGATTTAGCTGAAGATTCAGTATTAGTGCACCCTGCCTTACATCTGCTTTTAGCTGTGGCCCACCTTCAACATTTCCAAGTAAAATCAACACGCTACTCTTTAGTCCCAAAGCCAATGCCTTTTCAAGTAGCCAACAGAAATTATGGAGAATCATAAATAACATACCAGAAATACATGCAAAGAATTATTATGAGTCAGTAGTAAGCAAGTGTCCTTTATGTCCAATCTTTTGGGGTAAGTCAGTGCAATCAGATATCCAGAGATTAATAATCAGAGATCTAAAGATGAGCTTTTTAACTGAAGGATCATTTTTGTCCTGTCACAGAAATGAAACCGTCAAGCTTTATCTTAAAACAGTTTAGGTTTCATGCTCCACTGCCTAGCATGTAAAGCAATTCTAGAAACTAAGAAGTTCAGAAAACTTCAATTTCCAGTGTGAATTTATTCATGGACCTTATCCGGTACTAGTGTTaccttttagtttaaaatgttattttctcttaatttgttCCCCCACATGAAGTGTTGTCGTAATCTATGTCAACCTTCATTTCACCAACAAAATTAACCGTTGTTGCCTCCTAATTTATGTCCTTATCGTGCTGTTTCGTGAACCTGTTCTGATAGGAGTTATTCTGTCTTTCAACATGGTACCCGCATACAGGCTAAATGAGATCTTAGCCTGTGAGAAGATACTAATGGTTTCCTTTACTGGAAATCCCTTGGCTGATGCCGAGTAGGATTATCATGTTTGTGTCAGGATGGCAGGTTCTGACAGAGGTTAACATTAATCTGTCTGCTCTTCCTCAATTACCTCAGTCATCAGTGGAGCATGATAGGCTGCTTCAGGGGGCAGTAGTGAGCAGGAGCCTGGCCGGAGACAATAcctgttttttaaatgcagaaggaAA includes:
- the N6AMT1 gene encoding methyltransferase N6AMT1 isoform X2 — protein: MAAAPPPALPTPRYEHVGPQGPFRDVYEPAEDTFLLLDALERDAARLRVEICLEIGSGSGVVSTFLASSIIGSSALYICTDINPMAAYCTLETALLNNVHLQPVITDLVKGLSPRLNGKVDLLLFNPPYVVTPSEEVESRGIEASWAGGRKGREVMDRVFPLVPDLLSPGGLFYLVTIKENNPDEILETMKKGGLEGTRVLSRQAGQEVLTILKFRKS
- the N6AMT1 gene encoding methyltransferase N6AMT1 isoform X1; this encodes MAAAPPPALPTPRYEHVGPQGPFRDVYEPAEDTFLLLDALERDAARLRQARVEICLEIGSGSGVVSTFLASSIIGSSALYICTDINPMAAYCTLETALLNNVHLQPVITDLVKGLSPRLNGKVDLLLFNPPYVVTPSEEVESRGIEASWAGGRKGREVMDRVFPLVPDLLSPGGLFYLVTIKENNPDEILETMKKGGLEGTRVLSRQAGQEVLTILKFRKS
- the N6AMT1 gene encoding methyltransferase N6AMT1 isoform X3; amino-acid sequence: MAAAPPPALPTPRYEHVGPQGPFRDVYEPAEDTFLLLDALERDAARLRQARVEICLEIGSGSGVVSTFLASSIIGSSALYICTDINPMAAYCTLETALLNNVHLQPVITDLVESRGIEASWAGGRKGREVMDRVFPLVPDLLSPGGLFYLVTIKENNPDEILETMKKGGLEGTRVLSRQAGQEVLTILKFRKS